In Aspergillus nidulans FGSC A4 chromosome IV, a single window of DNA contains:
- a CDS encoding BAR and SH3 domain-containing protein (transcript_id=CADANIAT00000897) — protein MQSVQRQFGRFMKRSADDSQVALLLKDFDQVDKLLDKIVDSTKAWRDAWSSLLTHQDRMLVEFESLYAPIIGSTEPTSHTPVPTPEATLARTTKLKTEYEDLTSDILHDLAAIDQQMIAPASQAKECLVPFKKAIKKRDDRKLDYERHHGRVENYSKRTKRSERENASLLKAEEDLARATEEYQAADEHLRQHLPPLITAVFSLLPRLLSAQIQIQNNILANYYTVIYGYCEQQQYPFDPPQPLEQTVAQWEQACHPVQQQIESFACLANGKAVRSNSQPSNDRRPSVPLNALNRFRSSHSTPTQHAQSDHDKPTIGARSKSTSNALSSHSADPLSKHTSPSSLTEAHASLHPMTASHSASKPDSLSPPIPLASKPSLSALAGKKKPPPPPPKPRSASSNMFVTALYDFGGQGEGDLVFQQGDRIRVLKRTDSTDDWWEGELRGVKGSFPANYVE, from the exons ATGCAATCCGTCCAGCGCCAATTCGGCAGGTTCATGAAGCGGTCGGCCGACGACAGCCAAGTGGCTCTTCTTTTAAAGGATTTTGACCAGGTGGACAAATTGCTGGATAAG ATCGTTGATTCGACTAAGGCCTGGCGCGATGCGTGGTCTTCACTACTGACCCATCAAGATCGTATGCTCGTCGAGTTCGAGAGTCTATATGCTCCGATCATCGGGTCAACAGAGCCTACTTCCCACACGCCAGTCCCAACTCCAGAGGCCACGCTGGCGAGGACGACAAAGCTGAAGACGGAATATGAGGACTTGACGAGCGATATTCTTCACGACTTGGCAGCCATTGACCAGCAGATGATTGCGCCCGCCTCGCAGGCTAAAGAGTGCTTGGTTCCATTCAAGAAAGCTATAAAGAAGCGGGATGATCGAAAG TTGGATTACGAACGCCACCATGGCCGCGTTGAGAACTACTCGAAAAGAACCAAGCGATCAGAGCGCGAAAACGCATCCTTGCtgaaggcggaggaggatctggCGAGAGCAACAGAG GAATACCAAGCAGCAGATGAGCATCTCCGACAGCACCTACCCCCACTAATCACCGCCGTGTTCTCCCTACTGCCCCGCTTGTTGTCGGCGCAgatccagatccagaacaacatcctcgCCAATTATTATACTGTAATATACGGCTActgcgagcagcagcagtaccCGTTCGATCCACCCCAACCACTGGAGCAGACCGTTGCGCAATGGGAGCAAGCCTGCCACCCCGTGCAACAGCAAATTGAGAGTTTCGCCTGCCTCGCCAACGGAAAGGCTGTCCGGTCAAATTCGCAACCCTCGAATGACCGCCGTCCCAGCGTTCCGCTCAACGCACTTAATCGATTTCGCAGCAGTCATAGCACTCCAACGCAGCACGCTCAGTCAGACCATGATAAGCCCACCATCGGTGCTCGATCGAAATCGACATCGAACGCGTTGTCCTCTCATAGCGCGGATCCCTTGAGTAAACATACATCCCCGTCGTCTTTGACTGAAGCGCATGCCTCGCTACATCCAATGACCGCGTCCCACTCCGCTTCAAAGCCAGATAGCCTCTCACCACCAATACCTCTAGCGAGCAAACCATCATTGTCCGCTTTGGCGGGTAAGAAAAAACccccgcctcctcctccaaagccGCGCAGTGCGTCCTCGAACATGTTCGTAACAGCGCTCTATGATTTCGGTGGACAGGGCGAAGGTGATCTGGTGTTTCAACAGGGCGATCGCATCCGTGTCCTGAAGAGGACGGATAGTACGGATGATTGGTGGGAGGGTGAGCTTCGTGGTGTCAAGGGCAGTTTTCCGGCAAACTATGTGGAGTAA
- a CDS encoding uncharacterized protein (transcript_id=CADANIAT00000898), whose amino-acid sequence MLEIFMHAFWSNTTTDHDRVGHYAASCAGLVYFHFGKPHQMRVNTSDRAQNSLARSMSAQDRLRKSKSTRFARHSYDHSSTSEPFDPELARLFATAAASRAMAMSRSADRSSTLSEGSYHRIGGPHSMAVPPRRYKRSSYSPGCSSTGDDPPVRHKASSPITSSETDQPWSAALPSISEFGAVEDRIASLPSSYRRLRKSRSMFSTRQRSSHIPYGLASPEPYSPTITTSRGQTSDPPRLYRTLRRSMSFLRGDNPPRNTLRHTRSQDVSVQLARSQYQQDLMSSPDSTAWGPLTMAKVRREHKPFRKTCRGTSALDGTSVAEAPLEALKGPQSLGKARAFSTTIKKGIKRVLGLSRNVSEQGKVHASPSSSRQFAESPSTAVDNENDCRDGCAAMNEHIHESAEIRQPTIRRMQSSASLATSRSRVTSWADSTAANTIATPRTSAQQRLSIVSEQEKLVRPDVPPVTTDSIASNAVDSHRLFSALMKRIGGTNAQASEDKIVIGQVKEHRVIPTQGSLTSHHSKRTIRQVSSEISVNSPRSFATANGGPITPYEQPQVHGASCAHSAGLTTKAYQESNKTAEGDISRAESASSVYSRSTSGLSPKLKAARDSPDSAEEPGVATIYASERTAYSSPNKYADSSEYVPELPATDWQNWMDSQMARIENATPTRHYRENAEIHGDDTPNFTSSIPTRKIRVESRGAGIASEDHGGLSRKVSTSSNFSRPFSRTSSLRTVVKARSPSSNMPTPSVPPLLADDVFQDSGGQDRFLKSARTGQSNVGVSPMLSRSSNQPRMVESPTPKGSATEVSPKMNNARSAQYLTKWSPGTYDAKQFHRRSARFMRENRRATNENARLEQGVYDQASGLQSPMSSKRMVEIFLNSRRRQMGIDSDEGTSEPAFL is encoded by the exons ATGCTTGAGATTTTTATGCATGCTTTCTGGTCAAATACGACGACTGATCATGACCGGGTGGGACACTATGCCGCCTCCTGCGCCGGGTTGGTATACTTCCATTTCGGGAAACCGCACCAGATGCGCGTCAACACATCTGATCGTGCTCAG AACTCGCTTGCTCGCAGCATGAGCGCACAAGACCGCTTGCGAAAGTCCAAATCAACTCGATTCGCTCGCCATAGTTACGACCATTCTTCGACATCAGAACCATTCGATCCAGAGCTTGCTCGACTGTTTGCAACCGCCGCAGCGTCCAGGGCTATGGCCATGTCGCGCTCCGCCGATAGGTCCTCAACCCTCTCAGAAGGCTCGTATCACCGCATCGGCGGCCCTCACAGCATGGCGGTTCCCCCAAGACGGTATAAACGGTCGTCTTATTCGCCAGGATGCTCGTCTACCGGGGACGATCCCCCGGTACGCCACAAAGCTTCGTCGCCCATCACCAGTTCTGAAACTGACCAGCCTTGGTCCGCGGCCCTGCCGTCCATAAGTGAATTTGGTGCCGTTGAGGATCGAATCGCATCACTTCCGTCCTCCTACCGCCGGTTGCGAAAGTCCCGATCGATGTTCTCAACTAGACAGCGTTCATCCCATATACCTTATGGGCTCGCATCGCCCGAGCCATACTCTCCTACTATTACCACCAGTCGCGGACAGACTTCTGATCCTCCGAGGCTATATCGCACATTAAGGCGGTCCATGTCTTTTCTGAGAGGTGATAATCCACCCCGGAACACCTTGCGGCACACAAGAAGTCAGGATGTGTCTGTGCAGCTGGCTCGCTCGCAATACCAGCAAGACCTCATGAGCAGCCCTGATTCCACAGCTTGGGGACCATTGACCATGGCGAAAGTCAGGCGAGAGCATAAGCCGTTTAGAAAAACATGCCGGGGCACAAGCGCTCTCGACGGTACATCCGTCGCAGAGGCGCCTTTGGAAGCGCTAAAGGGCCCTCAGTCCCTTGGAAAAGCCAGAGCCTTTTCGACCACCATCAAGAAAGGCATCAAACGAGTTTTGGGTCTTTCCAGGAATGTGTCTGAGCAGGGAAAGGTGCATGCATCCCCATCATCTTCCCGTCAATTCGCTGAGTCACCTTCGACTGCGGTTGATAACGAGAACGATTGCCGTGACGGCTGTGCAGCCATGAACGAACATATTCACGAATCAGCAGAGATCCGGCAGCCAACGATACGGAGAATGCAGAGCTCTGCTAGTCTGGCCACAAGTCGCTCTCGGGTGACGAGTTGGGCGGATTCCACTGCTGCTAATACAATTGCAACCCCCAGGACAAGTGCCCAGCAACGCCTTTCCATTGTGTCTGAACAAGAGAAGCTTGTGCGTCCTGATGTGCCACCAGTTACCACAGACTCCATTGCAAGCAACGCAGTTGATAGTCATCGTTTATTTTCCGCCCTGATGAAACGAATCGGAGGAACAAATGCTCAAGCTTCGGAAGACAAGATTGTCATCGGACAAGTGAAGGAGCATCGGGTAATTCCTACTCAAGGGTCGTTGACTTCCCACCACAGCAAACGTACCATCCGCCAAGTTTCCAGTGAGATCTCTGTCAactctccaagatcattcGCTACTGCAAATGGCGGCCCAATTACGCCTTATGAGCAGCCACAGGTACATGGCGCATCTTGTGCACACAGTGCAGGTCTCACAACTAAAGCATATCAAGAGAGCAACAAGACCGCTGAGGGTGACATTTCACGAGCCGAGTCCGCGTCAAGCGTTTACTCTCGATCGACGAGCGGGCTCTCCCCCAAGCTCAAAGCTGCCCGTGATTCACCAGATTCCGCGGAAGAACCAGGGGTAGCAACGATCTATGCCTCTGAAAGGACTGCGTACAGCTCTCCCAACAAGTACGCTGACTCATCCGAATATGTTCCAGAATTGCCAGCTACCGACTGGCAGAACTGGATGGATTCGCAGATGGCCAGGATTGAGAACGCCACACCTACACGACATTATCGCGAGAACGCAGAAATCCATGGTGATGACACGCCGAACTTCACGTCTTCTATACCCACTCGGAAGATTCGAGTAGAAAGCAGAGGCGCTGGCATAGCCAGTGAAGACCATGGCGGATTGAGTCGAAAAGTGTCAACAAGTAGTAACTTTTCCCGCCCTTTCAGCCGAACTTCAAGCTTGCGCACAGTAGTGAAGGCTCGCTCACCCTCGTCTAACATGCCCACACCATCTGTACCACCTTTGCTTGCAGATGACGTCTTCCAGGATTCTGGAGGCCAAGACCGCTTTCTGAAATCTGCTCGTACAGGCCAAAGCAATGTTGGAGTGTCACCCATGCTGTCCAGATCGAGCAATCAGCCCCGCATGGTCGAGTCACCCACTCCAAAAGGATCTGCTACCGAAGTCTCTCCGAAGATGAATAACGCTAGGTCTGCACAATACTTGACCAAGTGGTCACCCGGGACCTATGATGCAAAACAGTTCCATCGACGATCAGCACGCTTCATGCGCGAGAACCGGAGAGCCACTAACGAGAATGCGAGACTGGAGCAGGGTGTGTACGACCAAGCGAGTGGCCTTCAGTCTCCGATGTCGAGTAAGCGGATGGTAGAGATATTCTTGAACAGCCGGCGCCGTCAGATGGGCATCGACTCTGACGAGGGAACCTCCGAACCGGCTTTTCTATAG
- a CDS encoding putative RNA 3'-terminal phosphate cyclase (transcript_id=CADANIAT00000899), giving the protein MAEEQSSDPVRLDGRKLEGGGQLVRIAVALSALTGRAVVIDHVRGNRSGKRGLKASHLAAIKALGELSGSTLVKAQVGSCSVGFYPPPQEQGRPPQTSSDINIRLPTPGSVFLVFQALYPYLLYSDSAEQIRLSIVGGTNVSSSPSYDYVSQVLIPNFARLGLPPISVRLEKRGWASSQGHLGKVIFTINTLRRRRGGASSHDDPSIDLHRCRRGKISKIDITVLAPDDHLVTDTAGTTKSESSKRGIWEDVAAELEENEKQGTVREFTERYVRATLRRRLKELPRDVFLRPQLEGASLDRRPHVIPIETHTTEATHRRSCLYVLIVAHTSTGFKIGRDSLYGSLSEQPRTKRRQNKQGEDVRERVERLVDDCVESFIGEIYDPLVQTQSSASELPRHRPCVDEYMRDQLVIFEALGQASNNKDHQEYESREDEKYWSLHTKTAQWVCRELLGQSSAR; this is encoded by the coding sequence atggctgaagagcagaGCTCTGACCCAGTTCGACTTGACGGGCGAAAGCTGGAAGGTGGCGGCCAACTGGTCCGCATAGCAGTCGCATTGTCCGCTCTAACAGGCAGGGCTGTTGTTATCGACCACGTTAGAGGCAATCGGTCCGGAAAGCGAGGCCTCAAAGCCTCTCACCTGGCCGCGATCAAGGCTCTCGGGGAGCTGAGCGGCAGTACACTCGTCAAAGCCCAGGTGGGCTCATGCTCAGTGGGATTCTACCCTCCTCCACAAGAGCAAGGACGACCTCCTCAGACCAGTTCCGACATCAATATCCGCCTGCCGACTCCGGGGTCTGTCTTCCTAGTGTTCCAGGCTCTGTATCCATATCTCCTGTATTCCGACTCGGCAGAGCAAATTCGTCTGAGCATTGTCGGCGGTACCAATGTATCGTCGTCCCCGTCATACGACTATGTTTCCCAGGTGCTGATCCCTAATTTCGCAAGGCTTGGACTGCCGCCGATTTCCGTGCGATTGGAAAAGCGTGGTTGGGCATCGAGTCAAGGGCACTTGGGCAAGGTGATCTTTACGATCAATACCCTGCGGAGAAGACGCGGCGGGGCTTCCAGCCACGATGACCCCTCAATTGATCTGCACCGGTGCCGACGGGGGAAAATCTCCAAGATCGACATTACAGTGCTCGCCCCTGATGATCATCTCGTTACCGACACGGCGGGAACCACAAAGTCGGAATCTTCAAAACGTGGGATTTGGGAagatgttgctgctgagctcgaggaaaATGAGAAGCAGGGAACTGTACGTGAATTCACGGAGCGTTATGTCCGTGCAACGCTTCGCCGTCGCCTGAAAGAATTACCCCGCGATGTTTTCCTCCGCCCTCAGCTCGAGGGCGCTAGTCTGGACAGAAGACCCCATGTGATCCCAATCGAGACCCATACCACTGAAGCCACGCATCGTCGATCATGTTTATATGTGTTGATTGTCGCCCACACGTCAACAGGATTCAAAATCGGACGTGATTCATTGTACGGTTCTTTGAGTGAACAGCCAAGGACTAAGAGACGTCAGAACAAGCAGGGAGAAGATGTGAGGGAGAGAGTGGAGAGACTGGTTGATGATTGTGTGGAAAGCTTCATTGGAGAAATTTATGATCCATTGGTGCAAACTCAATCTAGTGCTTCAGAGCTTCCACGGCACCGACCTTGCGTTGATGAGTATATGAGAGACCAGCTGGTGATCTTTGAAGCGTTAGGGCAAGCATCCAATAATAAAGATCATCAAGAGTACGAGAGTCGGGAAGACGAAAAATATTGGAGTCTGCACACAAAAACAGCGCAATGGGTCTGTCGGGAATTGCTGGGGCAGAGTTCCGCTAGGTGA
- a CDS encoding putative inositol 5-phosphatase (transcript_id=CADANIAT00000900), with protein sequence MEYLRLYFFTYNCALSFINVEHFSSHFFDAYPLTDNLSSPPELIVLSLQEIAPMPYAFLGGSFLAPYFASYTQAVNRATVERFNTHYVNVLADHSGMTGLLIFARPDIVDQLSSPGIARVGFGFQEIGNKAAVASRLSYQSPSTPEAGLDLILVAAHLAPMEGAVARRNEDWRSMVERLVFSDSESSIRRNGGNEDESETEALLSSSSNAAAKYPGIFAPSNYLFIGGDLNYRTADRIPAKDEYMKYPQANVEPDDPLHFSHLLKNDQLKREMQESRCFHRLSEAPITFPPTYKYNHDAQVAALDPAHADKPAEWKWSSHRWPSWCDRVLFLETPPGLGDEAKIQVLKYDALPVSPTSDHRPVALTVSIPVLERREVSGSQTISPFPIDPNWVRRRQVAQRKEYLAGWVTYLGLTWEGNGLLLASAVGIVGAWFVFRSILSS encoded by the coding sequence ATGGAATATCTCCGCCTCTACTTTTTCACCTACAATTGTGCCCTTAGCTTCATCAATGTAGAACACTTTTCCAGTCACTTCTTCGACGCCTACCCCCTCACCGACAATCTCAGCTCCCCCCCTGAGCTCATCGTGCTCAGTCTGCAAGAGATTGCTCCTATGCCATACGCTTTCCTCGGCGGCTCGTTCTTAGCTCCGTACTTCGCCTCTTATACCCAAGCCGTTAACCGCGCCACTGTTGAGCGCTTCAACACCCACTATGTCAACGTTCTGGCCGATCACAGCGGCATGACCGGACTCTTGATCTTTGCACGGCCCGACATTGTTGACCAGTTGTCATCTCCTGGTATTGCACGGGTGGGCTTTGGGTTCCAGGAAATAGGCAACAAAGCTGCTGTGGCTTCGCGGTTATCCTACCAGAGTCCCAGCACACCGGAAGCAGGTCTCGATCTCATTCTTGTTGCTGCGCACCTTGCACCAATGGAGGGTGCGGTCGCACGAAGAAATGAAGATTGGCGTAGCATGGTCGAAAGGCTGGTATTCAGCGACTCGGAGAGCAGTATCAGGCGTAACGGCGGAAATGAGGATGAATCGGAGACGGAGGCATTGctatccagctcctcgaacGCGGCCGCCAAATATCCAGGCATCTTCGCGCCTTCGAACTACCTCTTCATTGGAGGCGACCTGAACTACCGCACTGCAGACAGGATTCCCGCCAAGGACGAATATATGAAATATCCCCAGGCAAACGTCGAACCAGACGACCCACTGCATTTCTCACATCTCCTGAAAAACGACCAGCTGAAGCGCGAAATGCAAGAGTCTCGCTGTTTTCACCGACTATCCGAAGCCCCTATTACATTTCCACCAACATACAAGTATAACCATGACGCACAGGTCGCTGCTCTCGATCCTGCGCACGCCGACAAGCCTGCAGAGTGGAAATGGTCTAGCCACCGCTGGCCTAGCTGGTGTGACCGCGTGCTATTCCTAGAAACCCCCCCAGGACTCGGTGACGAGGCAAAGATCCAAGTTCTAAAGTACGATGCTTTACCCGTATCTCCAACGTCAGACCATCGCCCTGTCGCACTCACAGTCTCGATCCCGGTCCTTGAAAGGCGAGAAGTAAGCGGATCTCAAACGATATCCCCGTTCCCTATTGATCCAAACTGGGTGCGGCGGAGACAGGTGGCGCAGAGAAAAGAATACTTGGCTGGATGGGTCACATACTTGGGATTAACCTGGGAGGGTAATGGGCTGCTGTTGGCTTCCGCTGTTGGAATCGTTGGGGCTTGGTTCGTATTTCGATCTATTCTGAGCTCTTGA
- a CDS encoding putative pyruvate carboxylase (transcript_id=CADANIAT00000901) gives MLVARPIQRILVANRGEIAVRILQATREACPSIKTYALYTDNDRTHCDIGRPHHALHITPDGYLDIELLVRLVQQHAIDAIHPGYGFLSESAEFARRMQDLGVIVIGPGWEALDRTGDKLRAKQLAVENNVPVLPSLEYDMATPRATGLGKIKSFAHNVGYPVMIKAVDGGGGRGIRLVHRDDDLGHAVRASAAESPSQTVFVEKAAIDGFHHIEIQIVGDGKDVQHLWERDCSVQRRFQKIVEIAPSLIRDRNQELVSRIADAAVRMMKAIRYRSLGTVEFLVNEQLNEFYFLEINPRIQVEHTITEAITGVDLVQTQLLIAQGYFLAQLGLDTCPKARGHCIQLRLCSEDPRANFSLSVGKVMDFSVPTGNGVRLDTHIDVTGLSPVVVGAQFDNLLAKIIVSGSLTWQATVLKARRVLADTRISGVKTNLDLLRGIIGQESFLNGSADTQWLERHLDQVVQEGVSTSGSLQAAAPSSHQTGAPSMPQSNLLFRPGDAWSITLEPLSSQRETQQQHHIQLTRVLQNDFPASISAEVQYSTPSSSTAYRVKLETTNTTASALVSSHRRGDPRNPRHIVLPLSGKLIEVLVLPGDIIEENQVVAFVKQMKMELEVRSPRAGRAQWVYEMEEEEEDVAEGILLVELEEELRGKL, from the exons ATGTTGGTTGCACGCCCAATACAGCGAATCCTGGTCGCAAACAG AGGCGAGATTGCTGTTCGAATTCTCCAAGCTACAAGAGAAGCCTGTCCATCGATTAAAACATACGCCTTGTATACAGACAATGACCGCACCCATTGCGATATTGGGCGCCCCCATCATGCGTTGCACATTACCCCAGATGGGTATTTGGACATCGAGCTTTTGGTTCGACTCGTCCAGCAACACGCAATCGATGCAATCCATCCAGGATATGGCTTCCTGAGTGAAAGTGCCGAGTTTGCAAGGCGTATGCAAGATCTTGGAGTCATTGTTATAGGGCCTGGCTGGGAAGCATTGGATCGCACGGGAGACAAGCTCAGAGCGAAGCAACTGGCGGTGGAGAACAACGTTCCTGTATTACCGAGCCTGGAATACGACATGGCCACTCCGCGTGCAACAGGCCTTGGAAAGATCAAATCATTCGCTCATAATGTGGGATACCCGGTCATGATCAAGGCCGTCgacggcggcggaggacggGGCATCCGACTCGTCCATAGAGACGACGACCTGGGGCACGCCGTGCGCGCATCTGCAGCTGAGTCTCCATCACAAACAGTATTTGTGGAAAAAGCAGCCATAGACGGGTTTCACCATATAGAGATCCAAATCGTGGGTGATGGTAAAGACGTGCAGCATCTGTGGGAGCGCGACTGTAGCGTGCAGCGACGGTTCCAAAAGATTGTTGAAATCGCGCCATCATTGATCCGCGATAGAAATCAGGAGCTGGTCAGCAGAATAGCCGACGCAGCAGTACGCATGATGAAGGCCATCCGTTATCGATCTCTTGGGACTGTGGAGTTTCTGGTCAACGAACAACTCAATGAATTCTACTTCCTCGAGATCAACCCGCGGATCCAGGTGGAACACACTATCACGGAAGCCATCACGGGCGttgacctggtccagacCCAGCTACTCATAGCACAAGGATACTTCCTTGCGCAACTTGGCTTGGACACTtgccccaaagcccgcgGTCACTGCATTCAACTTCGGCTATGCTCCGAGGATCCGCGCGCCAATTTCTCGCTGAGTGTGGGAAAGGTGATGGACTTTAGCGTTCCTACTGGTAATGGAGTCCGACTCGATACTCACATAGATGTGACAGGCCTCAGCCCAGTGGTTGTGGGCGCCCAGTTCGACAATTTACTAGCCAAAATCATTGTCTCGGGTTCATTGACTTGGCAAGCAACAGTTTTGAAAGCACGGAGGGTGCTAGCGGATACGAGGATCTCGGGTGTCAAAACAAATTTGGACCTGCTGCGAGGCATTATTGGTCAAGAAAGCTTCCTCAATGGGAGCGCAGATACACAATGGCTAGAAAGACACCTCGATCAAGTCGTGCAAGAGGGGGTGAGCACCTCGGGCTCACTGCAGGCTGCGGCTCCGTCATCCCACCAGACTGGCGCCCCAAGCATGCCCCAGTCCAATCTGTTGTTCCGACCAGGCGATGCATGGTCGATCACTCTTGAGCCTTTGTCCAGTCAACGGGAaacacagcagcagcatcacaTCCAGCTCACACGTGTATTGCAAAATGATTTCCCAGCATCCATTTCGGCAGAGGTGCAGTATTCCACACCGTCATCCTCCACGGCGTATCGGGTGAAGTTGGAAACCACGAATACCACTGCATCAGCCTTGGTCTCTTCGCATCGCCGTGGAGATCCCCGCAATCCACGGCACATCGTGCTGCCGTTATCGGGTAAGCTCATCGAGGTACTTGTGCTTCCTGGCGACATTATAGAAGAAAACCAAGTCGTCGCTTTTGTGAAACAGATGAAAATGGAACTTGAGGTAAGAAGTCCACGAGCAGGGCGTGCACAATGGGTTTATGaaatggaggaggaggaagaggatgtagCGGAAGGCATCCTCCTGGTAGAACTAGAAGAGGAACTGCGGGGGAAGCTATAA
- a CDS encoding uncharacterized protein (transcript_id=CADANIAT00000902), whose protein sequence is MAADVGALFNAGPEVVKGATFEEGLGFQDLGGPMIHCTNGTIDNMAANEAECFEQLRTVLSYLPNCGRYNAPPVIPCDDQEIREDESLRRIIPRKQTRMYNPWTIIRSVVDNGSFFEIGALWGRTAITGLARLGGRPVGIISLNCEVNSGALDAAGSQKLARLLKLCDVMNLPVLQFVDVPGYAIGTVAERTATMRWGIELAKAYFSTTTPIFSVITRRAYGVAGGVMLGARDPHVQVAWPSGQWGSLPLDGGIEVGHRHELREAEKQGRKKELYAELEEEYRRLMNPVRTANAFGVEEIIDPKDTRKVVCGWARHVYDVLMPIILSFALGQISLHILSLVLSAETLHNVHDLGID, encoded by the exons ATGGCCGCCGACGTAGGCGCCCTGTTCAACGCAGGTCCAGAGGTAGTAAAGGGAGCAACGTTCGAAGAAGGCCTCGGCTTTCAGGACCTTGGCGGGCCCATGATCCACTGTACGAATGGAACGATTGATAACATGGCCGCTAATGAAGCCGAATGCTTCGAGCAGCTACGTACAGTGCTCTCCTACCTCCCTAACTGCGGTCGATACAATGCGCCCCCTGTAATCCCGTGCGATGACCAAGAAATCCGAGAAGACGAGTCTCTTCGCCGGATTATCCCCCGCAAACAAACTCGCATGTATAATCCCTGGACGATCATCAGAAGCGTTGTGGATAACGGCTCATTCTTCGAGATTGGAGCTCTCTGGGGCCGCACCGCAATAACGGGTCTTGCTCGGCTCGGTGGCCGGCCAGTGGGTATAATTTCGCTCAACTGTGAAGTAAACAGTGGCGCTCTAGATGCGGCAGGAAGCCAGAAGCTTGCTCGACTTCTGAAGCTATGTGACGTGATGAACCTGCCCGTGCTGCAATTTGTTGACGTCC CCGGTTACGCAATCGGCACCGTTGCCGAACGAACCGCGACAATGCGATGGGGTATCGAACTCGCAAAAGCATACTTCAGCACCACAACGCCCATCTTCAGCGTCATTACCCGACGTGCCTACGGCGTCGCCGGCGGTGTGATGCTCGGCGCGAGAGACCCGCACGTCCAGGTCGCCTGGCCCTCGGGACAATGGGGTTCCCTTCCGCTAGATGGCGGGATCGAGGTTGGACATCGGCATGAGTTGcgggaggcagagaagcaggggCGAAAGAAAGAGCTTTatgcagagctggaggaggagtatCGTCGGCTGATGAACCCGGTCCGCACGGCAAATGCATTTGGTGTTGAGGAGATTATTGATCCAAAGGATACGAGGAAGGTCGTTTGTGGGTGGGCAAGGCATGTTTATGACGTTCTTATGCCG ATAATTCTCAGCTTTGCTCTAGGGCAAATCTCTCTCCATATTCTCTCATTGGTTCTTTCTGCTGAAACACTTCACAATGTACATGACCTTGGCATTGATTAG
- a CDS encoding uncharacterized protein (transcript_id=CADANIAT00000903) — protein MNVQRLHTEDDAGIRYGSGVKLSHNSMSRRRKELTPDIRARLCELKAIGWKVTKIHKRYPDIPYSTIRSTIMRENARKNQQSCPRSGRPKKISPEEQQQLLGLVETDQHIKMRELSEAVQSGPSVRTVQRLLSTLQKKKQSNKHAGYIAERISSEVSGLDSARQSVGAGDQVLD, from the exons ATGAATGTA cagcggctgcacACCGAGGATGACGCTGGGATACGGTACGGCTCTGGAGTAAAATTATCACAT AACAGCATGTCTCGTCGGCGAAAGGAGTTGACCCCAGATATCCGAGCCAGGCTCTGTGAGCTAAAGGCGATTGGATGGAAAGTCACAAAGATACACAAGCGGTATCCTGATATCCCGTATTCGACTATACGATCGACAATCATGCGGGAGAATGCGCGCAAGAACCAGCAGTCTTGTCCTCGATCTGGACGTCCAAAGAAGATATCTCCCGAGGAGCAACAACAGCTTCTGGGTCTAGTCGAGACAGACCAGCATATCAAGATGCGTGAGCTTTCTGAAGCTGTTCAAAGCGGGCCGTCAGTGCGTACAGTTCAACGCTTATTGAGCACGCTTcaaaagaagaaacaaagtAAT AAACATGCGGGATATATTGCAGAGAGGATATCTTCAGAGGTATCTGGTCTGGATAGTGCTCGTCAGAGCGTGGGAGCAGGTGATCAGGTGCTTGATTAG